The Pseudomonas sp. HOU2 DNA window CGCGGATGAACCTAATCTTTCTGACTTTTGTATTCCCTCTGATCGGTTTCCTGCTGCTGTCGTTCTCCCGTGGACGCTGGTCGGAAAACCTCTCGGCGCTGATCGGCGTGGGTTCCATTGGCTTGTCGGCGATTGTCGCCGCCTACGTCATCTGGCAATTCAACGTCGCGCCTCCCGAGGGCGGTCACTACACCCTGGTGCTGTGGAAGTGGATGGCGGTCGAAGGCTTCAAGCCTGACTTCGCCCTCTACATCGATGGCCTGTCGATCACCATGCTCGGCGTGGTGGTGGGCGTAGGCTTCTTGATCCACCTGTTCGCGTCCTGGTACATGCGCGGTGAAGCGGGTTACTCGCGCTTCTTCTCGTACACCAACCTGTTTATCGCCAGCATGCTGTTCCTGGTACTCGGCGATAACCTGTTGTTCCTGTACTTCGGCTGGGAAGGCGTGGGCCTGTGCTCGTACCTGTTGATCGGTTTCTACTACAGCAACCGCAACAACGGTAACGCCGCACTCAAGGCGTTCATCGTGACCCGGATCGGCGACGTGTTCATGGCCATCGGCCTGTTCATCCTGTTCCAGCAAGTGGGCACGCTGAACATCCAGGAACTGCTGGTGCTGGCACCGCAGAAATTCCAGGTCGGCGACTTCTGGATCACCCTGGCGACCCTGATGCTGCTGGGTGGTGCGGTCGGTAAATCGGCGCAACTGCCACTGCAAACCTGGCTCGCGGACGCGATGGCTGGCCCGACCCCGGTGTCGGCACTGATCCACGCTGCAACCATGGTAACTGCCGGTGTCTACCTGATCGCCCGTACCCACGGCCTGTTCACCCTGGCGCCGGAAATCCTCCACCTGGTCGGCATCGTCGGTGGTGTGACGCTGGTTCTCGCAGGTTTCGCCGCACTGGTACAAACCGACATCAAACGTATCCTCGCCTACTCGACCATGAGCCAGATCGGCTACATGTTCCTGGCGCTGGGCGTTGGCGCCTGGGATGGCGCGATTTTCCACCTGATGACCCACGCCTTCTTCAAGGCCCTGCTGTTCCTTGCTTCCGGTGCGGTGATCGTTGCCTGCCACCACGAACAGAACATCTTCAAGATGGGCGGTCTGTGGAAAAAACTGCCACTGGCCTACGCCAGCTTCATCGTCGGTGGTGCTGCACTGGCCGCCCTGCCACTGGTCACCGCAGGCTTCTACTCCAAGGACGAAATCCTCTGGGAAGCGTTCGCCAGCGGCAACCACGGTCTGCTCTACGCGGGCCTGGTCGGCGCGTTCATGACTTCGCTGTACACCTTCCGCCTGATCTTCATCACGTTCCACGGTGAAGCCAAGACCGAAGCCCACGCCGGCCACGGCATCTCGCACTGGCTGCCGCTGTCGGTACTGATCGTGCTGTCGACCTTCGTCGGCGCCATGATCGTGCCGCCACTGCATGGCGTACTGCCTGAAAGCGTTGGCCATGCCGGTGGCGAAGCCAAACACAGTCTGGAAATCGCCTCGGGCGCCATCGCTCTGGCCGGTATCCTGCTGGCGGCCCTGCTGTTCCTCGGCAAGCGTCGCTTCGTAACGGCAATCGCCAACAGCGGCATCGGCCGTTTCCTTTCGGCCTGGTGGTTCGCTGCCTGGGGCTTCGACTGGATCTACGACAAACTGTTCGTCAAGCCGTACCTTGCGATCAGCCATGTACTGCGCAGAGACCCGCTCGACCAGACCATCGGTCTGATCCCGCGTATGGCCAAGGGTGGTCACACCGCCCTGAGCCGCACCGAGACCGGTCAACTGCGTTGGTATGCCGCCTCGATGGCTGCTGGTGCCGTGCTGGTAATCGGCGCCATCGTGCTGGTAGCGGTCTGATATGAACCTTGCGAATTTGCGAAAGGAAACGAGCCCGTCATGATTCTGCCTTGGCTAATCCTGATCCCCTTCATCGGCGGCCTGCTGTGCTGGATGGGTGAGCGCTTCGGCGCTACCCTCCCCCGCTGGATTGCGCTGTTGACCATGACCCTGGAACTCGCCCTCGGCCTCTGGCTGTGGGCCCACGGTGACTATTCATTTGCTCCGGCGCCTGGCGCCGATCCGACCTGGGCGCTTGAGTTCAAGCACGTC harbors:
- the nuoL gene encoding NADH-quinone oxidoreductase subunit L, translated to MNLIFLTFVFPLIGFLLLSFSRGRWSENLSALIGVGSIGLSAIVAAYVIWQFNVAPPEGGHYTLVLWKWMAVEGFKPDFALYIDGLSITMLGVVVGVGFLIHLFASWYMRGEAGYSRFFSYTNLFIASMLFLVLGDNLLFLYFGWEGVGLCSYLLIGFYYSNRNNGNAALKAFIVTRIGDVFMAIGLFILFQQVGTLNIQELLVLAPQKFQVGDFWITLATLMLLGGAVGKSAQLPLQTWLADAMAGPTPVSALIHAATMVTAGVYLIARTHGLFTLAPEILHLVGIVGGVTLVLAGFAALVQTDIKRILAYSTMSQIGYMFLALGVGAWDGAIFHLMTHAFFKALLFLASGAVIVACHHEQNIFKMGGLWKKLPLAYASFIVGGAALAALPLVTAGFYSKDEILWEAFASGNHGLLYAGLVGAFMTSLYTFRLIFITFHGEAKTEAHAGHGISHWLPLSVLIVLSTFVGAMIVPPLHGVLPESVGHAGGEAKHSLEIASGAIALAGILLAALLFLGKRRFVTAIANSGIGRFLSAWWFAAWGFDWIYDKLFVKPYLAISHVLRRDPLDQTIGLIPRMAKGGHTALSRTETGQLRWYAASMAAGAVLVIGAIVLVAV